The Helianthus annuus cultivar XRQ/B chromosome 16, HanXRQr2.0-SUNRISE, whole genome shotgun sequence genome includes a window with the following:
- the LOC110916094 gene encoding uncharacterized protein LOC110916094, translated as MIPKSFPTNTTPLHQPPLIFQTKIPHICHHQHKLHTPINLSAFCFERNRHGKRRTRLPLAPASKGSDDGDNRAVDTVLKLYEAIKNKNLNEMSEIIGHDCLCVCNFVSMFKTFSGKQQVMKFFTYLMGTLGDKFEFIVKPTLHDGMTVGISWKLECKKTHKPIGTGFSFHICHVYQGKVLIRNVEMFLEPFVHIDNHGLKMAGLVANIIGEMASQTILKGERKKAAYVLCSLVTLALLLFIIRKTYRS; from the exons ATGATACCAAAATCTTTCCCCACAAACACAACTCCCCTACACCAACCTCCTCTCATTTTCCAAACCAAGATTCCACACATTTGTCACCATCAACACAAGTTACACACACCCATTAATCTTTCGGCTTTTTGTTTCGAAAGAAACCGTCATGGGAAAAGAAGAACAAGATTACCATTAGCACCGGCTTCAAAAGGATCAGACGACGGAGATAATAGAGCCGTGGACACAGTCCTCAAGCTTTACGAAGCGATTAAGAACAAGAATCTTAATGAAATGTCCGAGATCATCGGGCATGATTGCCTTTGCGTGTGCAACTTTGTCTCCATGTTCAAAACATTTAGTGGAAAGCAG CAAGTGATGAAATTCTTCACTTATCTGATGGGTACTTTAGGAGATAAATTTGAGTTCATTGTAAAACCGACGTTGCATGATGGAATGACAGTCGGGATTTCTTGGAAACTAG AATGTAAAAAGACCCATAAACCAATTGGAACAGGTTTTAGTTTCCATATATGTCATGTCTACCAAGGGAAGGTGCTTATAAG GAATGTAGAAATGTTTTTGGAGCCTTTTGTACATATTGATAATCATGGATTG AAAATGGCGGGGCTTGTTGCAAACATTATTGGAGAAATGGCTTCCCAAACAATACTCAAAGGTGAAAGGAAAAAAGCTGCTTATGTTTTGTGCAGCCTAGTCACATTAGCATTGCTATTATTCATTATTAGAAAGACTTATAGAAGTTAA
- the LOC110918669 gene encoding E3 ubiquitin-protein ligase UPL5 — protein MKRQLEDYDDDIFNELDLLRMRKFDPNPNSASDTDHFLDQIEASTSGSLQHSSDPDRIHFFVRMISNGKTLVLHGKPEDKVEVILEKIQSVTGIPMIEQRLIYQGRQLQSEYSLAECMIKNDAGLHLVGRMRSTEHPQVWQLVDTLVSTIYRLLKGETEFICKPVEAVLIVYLDMTAKREIRVNTLASHLNIFQSLCAPSALVMLYLSPCKSNKELAEKSIRMFISACKTGLQRPLYSLCAPVALEFCNLLSRSVAQDDPLYSLCRSSLGSMVEDVRIGRSARNHDCFHNRMCMISFKDVFPFVSELANKLAEGLDIDLLPSEVRDFAAFLRPIKAAIKDLPDFEGGIQLPMMQTLSCYDDEVKDLSLILFQLLEKMRRCLEKVKGEMEMKEKEDGDWDQYLAILKETHGIAKLYQGGEDIFWSNMKVVDVSLRYLIVTYAKRGEDYKWVIGHKELLDFESRRHLVMLMLPETKSDDEELHEMLIDRSQLLSESFNYISKAKPENLRGGLFMEFNNEEATGPGVLREWFFLVCQEIFNPQNALFIACPNDRRRFFPNPASKVDPLHLKYFKFAGRVTALALMHKIQVGIMFDRTFFLQLAGIDISLEDIKDADPYFYSSCKQILDMDPFIVDQDALGLTFVHEIEELGSMKVVELFTDGKNIAVNSRNRKEYVELLIQHRFVTSVSKQVAKFAKGFADIVGDEKIQKLVFMTLEFEDHDGLLHGSENIISVDDWKAHTEYNGYTETDPQIYWFWEIVGEMTAEQRKVLLFFWTSLKHLPVEGFSGLASKLYIYKSNDSIDLLPSSHTCFYRICFPSYPSLEVMRQRLNIITQDHVGCGFGTW, from the exons ATGAAACGCCAGCTTGAAGATTACGACGATGATATATTCAACGAATTAGACCTCCTCAGAATGCGAAAATTCGACCCCAACCCTAATTCCGCTTCCGACACCGACCACTTTCTCGATCAAATCGAAGCTTCTACTTCCGGTTCATTACAGCACTCATCGGATCCTGATCGTATCCATTTCTTCGTTCGAATGATTTCCAatggcaaaaccctagttctccatgGAAAACCTGAAGATAAAGTGGAAGTGATTCTTGAGAAAATTCAATCAGTCACCGGAATTCCGATGATCGAGCAGCGATTGATTTACCAAGGACGGCAGCTGCAGTCGGAGTATAGTTTAGCTGAGTGTATGATCAAAAATGATGCCGGGTTGCATTTGGTTGGTCGAATGCGGAGCACTGAGCATCCTCAGGTTTGGCAATTGGTTGATACTTTGGTTTCTACGATTTATCGATTGTTGAAAGGTGAAACAGAGTTTATTTGCAAGCCAGTCGAAGCGGTGTTGATAGTGTATTTGGATATGACGGCGAAAAGGGAGATTCGGGTGAATACTTTGGCGTCTCATTTGAACATATTTCAATCTCTATGTGCTCCGTCGGCTCTGGTAATGCTTTATTTGTCGCCGTGTAAAAGTAACAAAGAGCTTGCTGAAAAATCGATTAGAATGTTTATATCGGCTTGTAAAACAGGGTTGCAAAGACCTTTGTATTCACTGTGTGCGCCTGTAGCGTTAGAGTTTTGTAATTTGCTAAGTAGGTCTGTTGCTCAAGATGATCCTTTGTATAGTTTATGCCGAAGTAGTTTAGGATCAATGGTGGAGGACGTGAGGATCGGAAGAAGTGCGAGAAATCATGATTGTTTTCATAATAGGATGTGTATGATTTCGTTTAAGGATGTTTTTCCGTTTGTTTCTGAGCTTGCGAATAAGCTGGCAGAGGGTTTGGATATAGATCTTTTACCAAGTGAAGTACGCGATTTTGCTGCGTTCTTGAGGCCTATAAAGGCCGCGATCAAGGATCTTCCGGATTTCGAGGGGGGCATACAACTTCCGATGATGCAAACCCTTTCTTGTTATGATGATGAAGTAAAAGATTTGTCTTTGATCTTATTTCAATTGTTGGAGAAAATGAGAAGATGTCTTGAAAAGGTTAAAGGTGagatggaaatgaaggaaaaagaAGATGGTGATTGGGATCAATACCTAGCTATCTTGAAAGAAACGCACGGGATTGCTAAGCTTTATCAAGGTGGAGAAGATATTTTTTGGTCGAATATGAAGGTAGTCGATGTTTCGTTGCGCTATTTGATTGTTACGTATGCTAAGAGAGGTGAGGATTATAAATGGGTTATCGGGCACAAGGAACTTTTGGACTTTGAATCTAGGAGGCATTTGGTAATGTTGATGCTCCCTGAGACGAAGAGTGACGACGAGGAGCTTCATGAGATGCTTATTGATAGATCCCAATTGTtgtctgaatcttttaattataTTTCAAAGGCAAAACCGGAAAATCTTCGTGGTGGCTTGTTTATGGAGTTCAATAATGAGGAAGCTACAGGTCCTGGTGTATTACGTGAATGGTTCTTCTTGGTGTGTCAAGAAATCTTTAATCCTCAGAATGCTTTATTTATCGCCTGCCCAAATGACCGGAGAAGATTTTTTCCTAATCCAG CATCAAAAGTGGACCCATTGCATCTCAAATATTTCAAGTTTGCAGGCAGGGTAACCGCCTTAGCATTGATGCATAAAATCCAAGTCGGCATCATGTTTGACCGTACATTTTTCTTGCAACTAGCCGGAATTGATATATCTTTGGAAGATATAAAAGACGCAGATCCGTATTTCTATAGTAGTTGCAAACAAATATTGGACATGGATCCGTTTATAGTAGATCAAGACGCCCTTGGTCTGACATTTGTACATGAAATCGAAGAATTAGGATCCATGAAGGTCGTGGAGCTTTTCACTGACGGAAAAAATATTGCAGTGAATAGTAGAAACAGAAAAGAGTATGTTGAACTTCTTATTCAACATCGTTTCGTGACATCGGTTTCTAAACAGGTGGCCAAATTTGCTAAAGGATTTGCCGATATAGTTGGTGACGAAAAGATACAAAAGCTAGTTTTTATGACCTTAGAGTTTGAGGATCATGATGGCTTGTTGCATGGGAGTGAAAATATCATTTCGGTAGATGATTGGAAGGCACATACTGAGTATAATGGGTATACGGAAACTGATCCTCAGATATATTGGTTCTGGgag ATTGTCGGGGAAATGACGGCTGAGCAACGAAAGGTTCTTCTTTTCTTCTGGACCTCCCTGAAGCATTTACCCGTAGAGGGTTTTAGCGGCTTAGCTTCAAAGCTTTACATTTACAAATCAAACGATTCAATAGACCTTCTACCTTCTTCTCACACATGCTTCTACAGAATATGCTTTCCGTCTTACCCGTCACTGGAGGTGATGCGACAACGACTGAACATCATTACTCAAGATCATGTTGGATGCGGCTTTGGAACATGGTGA
- the LOC110916671 gene encoding uncharacterized protein LOC110916671 — translation MVSDQELAKQIQILLTQSSFATLNDLVNHLSQTLGFDLSHKAHFIRDQINLLNYRSQSQPHNPPPPPPPLPVPAAGRPPVSVAGRPADQFLYQQAQFGYNQQVQQPHFVFQQQPHRPGHPVELRFGNPEVREQSEGRAVQEVKYEGVSVENAVWKSSEKLKKGGSGNKRRGGPGGLNKLCGISPELQVIVGESSLSRTDVCKQLWAYIKKNNLQDPGNKRKIICDDALRVVFETDCTDMFKMNKLLAKHIIPLEPTKETSRKKSKVNDEPKAESNDFVPSQVIISEALANCLDTLEREMSESEALRLVWEYIKVNDLEDPQNSVMVLCDEKLKELFGCETISAMDIPQFLVNHHLLKR, via the exons ATGGTTTCCGACCAAGAACTAGCCAAACAGATTCAGATTCTACTCACCCAATCATCATTCGCCACGCTCAATGATCTTGTTAACCACCTCAGTCAAACCCTAGGGTTTGATTTATCCCACAAAGCCCATTTCATTCGTGACCAAATCAACCTACTAAATTACCGATCACAATCTCAACCCCACAACCCTCCTCCTCCCCCGCCGCCGCTACCGGTACCGGCTGCTGGTCGGCCGCCGGTGAGTGTCGCCGGGAGACCTGCAGACCAGTTTTTATATCAACAGGCCCAGTTTGGTTACAATCAGCAAGTTCAGCAGCCTCATTTTGTGTTTCAACAACAACCGCACCGCCCGGGGCACCCCGTGGAGCTTAGGTTTGGGAATCCTGAGGTGCGAGAGCAGTCGGAAGGGCGGGCGGTGCAGGAAGTGAAGTATGAAGGAGTTTCAGTTGAAAATGCGGTTTGGAAATCGTCGGAAAAGCTCAAGAAAGG GGGTTCTGGCAACAAAAGAAGGGGTGGACCAGGAGGGTTAAATAAGCTCTGTGGTATTTCACCTGAGCTTCAAGTTATTGTTGGCGAATCATCGTTATCAAGAACtgat GTCTGCAAACAACTATGGGCCTACATAAAGAAAAACAACCTCCAGGATCCAGGCAACAAGAGAAAGATAATTTGCGATGATGCGTTGCGTGTGGTATTCGAAACCGATTGCACTGATATGTTCAAGATGAATAAGTTGCTTGCCAAACACATAATTCCACTTGAACCTACAA AGGAAACGTCTCGTAAGAAATCAAAGGTCAATGATGAGCCTAAAGCTGAAAGTAACGATTTTGTTCCGTCTCAAGTTATAATATCTGAAGCACTTGCTAATTGTCTGGATACGCTAGAAAGAGAAATGTCGGAATCAGAGGCGCTAAGACTTGTTTGGGAGTACATAAAAGTTAATGATCTTGAG GATCCTCAAAATTCGGTGATGGTTCTATGTGATGAAAAGCTTAAGGAGCTTTTTGGATGTGAAACCATTTCTGCAATGGATATACCTCAGTTTTTGGTCAACCACCATTTACTTAAGCGATGA